From a single Centropristis striata isolate RG_2023a ecotype Rhode Island chromosome 14, C.striata_1.0, whole genome shotgun sequence genomic region:
- the tac1 gene encoding protachykinin-1 — MKFLLLPVLMAFFAVAQVFCEENPKEEADYWTSSNQIQDGWLPNDPFRDIILRMTRKPRPHQFIGLMGKRSMANAQITRKRHKVNSFVGLMGKRSQEEPESYEWSTIQTYDKRR, encoded by the exons ATGAAGTTTTTGCTTCTACCAGTTTTAATGGCTTTTTTTGCCGTCGCTCAAGTTTTTTGCGAGGAAAACCCAAAAGAAGAGGCTGATTACTGGACGAGCAGTAATCAGATTCAG GACGGCTGGCTTCCCAACGACCCATTCAGAGATATCATCCTGAGGATGACAAGAAAGCCGCGGCCACATCAGTTCATCGGTCTGATGGGGAAGCGCTCCATGG CAAATGCACAGATCACTCGCAAAA GGCATAAAGTCAACTCTTTTGTCGGACTGATGGGAAAAAGGAGCCAAGAGGAGCCAG AATCCTACGAGTGGAGCACAATACAGACATACGACAAGCGCCGCTAA